TTTCTGTGGGTTGGGACTGGGCACTGACAAGAGTCATGAGCTCCCATGGCAGATACCCTTCACCACCTTGCCCAGCAGCCATGTGGACATGGGCTCTTTGCAGTGTCAGGAGGCTGAAACTCCAGCCTCCGGCTAAGGGGGAAAGGGGGTGCAACACTGCTGGATGCACACAGAGACATGGGGAGGCAAACATACTCCGAAGGCCCCACTTGTGGGCCAAGATTGCAGTTTTGTGGGAGTCGGGGAGAAGCATCCTGGCGGGttccctggaggaggtgaggtttAGGGGGCTGTATTTGGAGAGCAGGGGTGAGCAAACAGTTTGCACCTCTGGACATTGGGCAGTCTTGACTCTGACCAGGGCTTGTGAGGCAGAAGTTACTTGGAGCTCAGACTGGGGGACAGATGGGAAGGCCTGGTGGCCAGTGTCCACTGAGAGCTGTGTAGGCCGGGAGCCGGGAAGGGCTGGACCTCAGCCCTGCCACACACAGTCCTGGCCCTGGGCTTGTCCATCTAGGCCCACGGCATAGCGGGAGCTCCAGTCTCGCTCAAATAGTTGCCGTAGCTGCTCCTGCACGGTGGCCACCGCTGGCTGGGTGCTGGAGTTCCTCTGGCTGACCACCAGCCCCACACCTGAGGTGCTGCTAAAGTAATCTTCCGACCAGTTGGAGGTACCTGTGGGGCATATGAGAAAGCAGTGCTGGGCAACTGGGCTCATACAGGCCCCTCCCGCTGGCCAGTCCCGTTGGCCTCAGTCACAGTTTTGGGGACACATGGGCACCACAGCTGCTGTGCTGCATTCGAACTCCACCCATGGCAGCCCCTCCCGACAGGATGGCCAGCTAGCTTTTCATATGGAACTGTGCCCACATCATCTGGGGACAGGTGTCCTGACAGTGTTCTGGGACTTGGTGCTAGGATTCCCCAGCCGCCCCTGTGGGGCTGGGTGACAGCAGGGCTAGTGGCCTATCCTCAGAACTACAGAGGAAACCCCATGGAGACCCCTCAGCAGCCCCTGTCCTGCGGGATGCACGCTGCATATAAGAGCAGTGCCTCCTTCAGCACCCTGGCCTGGCCACGGCCTGGGGGCATGTCCCCTTCTGCGGATTTGTGTGGCCTCTGTGAGTCCCGTCCCCTATCCTGGCACCCTCAAAGACTTAGGGCCCTGAGGCTGCCCGGGCCTGAGCCCCtgcccaacccctcccccagcgGCTTACCTATGTAGGCCGTTTTCTCCGTGACCATGAATTTGCTGTGGTTCACCCTGCTAAACGGGATGTTGGAGTGGTTCCCCACGGGCACGATGAAGACTTTCTTTGGGGACAGAGAGGGATCGTgtcagggagggagagggccACCCCGCCGCCAGCCCAGAGCCGGATCCTCACCACGTCCACTGACACGCCGGCCTCGGGGTTGCTGAGGGCTTGCAGGGACCGCAGGTAAGGGAACATGCTGGGGTCCGTGTTGAGGCCACAGCTGACCAGCAGGCGCACCTGCACGCCTCTGCTGAAGGCCGCCGCCCGCAGTGCGTTGTCCAGCACTGGCCAGTACCTGGGGAGGGGAAGGTCAAGGTCCTCGGGCCAACTGGGGACCCTCCTGCCAGGTCCTGGCAGGAGGGGGCGTGTGCACATTGTCAGAAGCTTCCCACCCTGCAGGCCCCCGGCTGCCACCCAGACCCACCTGGCAGGGCGGCTGAAGCGCGTGGTGGGAAAATACTCCATCACGGAAGCATAGATGAACCTCCGGGCCGCCGCCATCACTGTCAGCAGTGCCTCCAGGTCCCGGGTGCGGCCATAGGGGCAGAGCACGGGCGGCGACGCCTGTACAGGGAGACAAGGCCCTGAGGGGGATGCCCGTGCTGAGCCGCTCGGCTCCTGGACCTGTGACCCCACCATGCACCGACTGCCCACATCTGGGAGGACAGCAGGACTGGCCCTGGCTTCTCTGAGAGACAGCCCCCATGCCAAGCAAGGCTTCTGCACCCGCTCAGGGTCGTGCCCTGCTCTGACACCCTGCTCTGTAGGGCAGCCACCGATGTAGCTGGGGGACCACCCCTGATAGAGGGCATCTGCTGGTGGGCACGAGCTGCCCGCCCCTcagtcttcctcctttctctgcagGGTAGCAGAATCACATGACGAGCTGttcctgtccccacctccccGGCCTCTTGACCCCACCCGGCAGTGTGCTTGGAGACCCCAGGGCCACAGGACACCTGGCATTGCCCTGGGGCCTGCCTGCGCCTCGCCCTAGGATCACAGACCCCACAGCGCTGGCTCCCCGGGTTATGTCCCTGAGGACCCAGCAGTGCTGTGGTGTCTGCAGAGCAGGCCGAGGTGCAGCGGGGCCTGTCCAGCCAGGAGGGCGGGGGCACTGCTCGAGCCCTCTTACTGAGAAGTAGGCAGTAGTGGGCACCCCGGCGAAGCGGGCACAGAGGGGCTGGAAGTGGTTGATGTGGGATGAGAAGTGTCGAGGCCAGTGTTTAGGGAGGACAGCCTTGGGCGCCCCCAACACCCAGTAGGTCTGAAAGGTCTTCTCCAGGTCCCGGGCCAGGCGGCTGCAGTTGTAGATGACTGCACCAAGCTCCTTGACCTGCAAGAACGGGACAGCGGCCGTGGGAGGAGGCGGCTCTGGGCCCTGTGTAGGCCCCCCAAGCCGGGGAGCTGGACGGCTGCTGTCCCCACGCGGGTGGTCCGTCCATAGCAATGTAGTAGGTAGAATGTTGGGGAAGCTTTGGGGTGGGGTGCCCAGTGGGTCCcggtttttttcaaatattgtattcCAACGATCAAAGCAATACATGTTTGTTAcccaaaaaaatcacagaaaatgcatacaaacacaaagaagaaagaaaaggtcatTCTTCTCTTAATTGTCACATGCCAACCATGATTAGCTTTCCCACCATTCTTTGACAGGTTTTTAATGCCTTGCTTTTCCTAAAAGGGACCAGGCTGAAGTGACCGGTTGCATGAGGTTCCACAGCATGAGCCCAGTGgctgtgtacaattctgtaactgAAGGGACCAGCCTCCGGTGGGTCCCCCTGTGGTTATGCTATAGATGTGGCTGCATCAGCCAAGCTTCCGTTCAGTGACTAGCTGCAGGGGACATCAGGCAAAGCCCCCAGAGTGTGGGGAGGGGACGAGCGCCAGGTGGGTGTCCCTCTCTGGGCTCTGGGACTCACCTGTGTCAGGGACCGCCAGTCCATGTTGGCACTACCCATGTAGATATGGCGCCCATCCACGACCCAGAATTTGGAGTGCAGAACGCCTCTGGTGAGCTGCCCCATGGGCACGTGTCGCACCTGGGCACCTGGCCGAGAGTCCAGGACAACAGGCTGAACTAGCATCCTGGTGAACCTCAGCTCTTTACAGGTGGGTTGGCTCATTTATCCTCACAATAGCCCTAGTGGGTTGAtgctattatcatccccattttacaggtagggaaactgaggcattgacTGGCTTGGGCCTCTCTGCAGCTCCAGTCCAGAGCCCGCCTTTGTAATGATGGTGTCCACTGTCTCTTGCTCCCAGCTGAGACTCCACCCACTGGTTAGAGCACCTGGGCTCAGCAGGACCCAAGGCCACCCTATGCTGTGCCCCGTGGAAAGGAACACTCCCAGCTCCTTGGAACCAGCCAGTCTTGGTGGAGCTGACTGGCTGGAAGGAAAGAGCTGGCAGCCCTAGACTCCTGCTTCCCGTGGTCCTGAGGAAGTGCAGGGTGTTTCCCGGCCTCCCCACAGCAGCCCCACTGCAGGGTCCCTCTCCATGGCTCCAGCTGTCAGCCACGCCGGCCCTGGCACAGAGGTTACAGGGCAGGCACCTACCTCGGTTAGCCAGGACCTGCAGGTCAGTAGAGTTCCTGGCCAGCGTCGGGTGGCTAGTGGCCACAGCCAGGGAGACATTCCTGTCCAGGAGCTGCTGCAGCTTCTGCAGAAGGGCCTCCCCCTGCGAACCCAGCCTTGAGTGCCAAGCCCAGGCCATCCCTCCATACCTTCCACCAGGAAGGGCCCAGCCTTCCCCAGGGGCCACCCAGACTGCCCACAGCTCAGTCAGATGGATGTGCTGCCAACTGGCAGTGAGCCTGCAGGGGGCCACCTGCCAAGGGGGGCGGGAGAGGGGCGGGTGAGGCACACACCAGATGGGACGACGAGTCGTTGACCCCAATGTCGGACCCTGTGAGGGACCAGTAGTAGGAAGCCACGTGGACGCTCTCCTGGGCCATGTCCAGCAGCTGCATCCAGgcctgggccaggggctgggcagaCGGGCTGCCAGCTGCAAACTGCAGGTCCTGGGGGGTGCTTTCCACCAGGACTAACCTGTAGAGGGAGCGAGTGGGGCCCTAGCCTGGGCTCAGAAGCCATCAGCCTGCCTGCTATTACCTGCTCTGTCCCCACTAGCTAATCGAGGGGGTACCAGAGTCACTGCCTACATGGCCCCAAGACCGAGCCCAGGCCAAGTGTGCAGGGAGGGGCAGCCGATCAGACTGGGCAAGGCAAGCCTGAGGGGGACGGTGACATCCAGGTGACATCCAGGTGACATCCAGGGAGGGGCCTAAGAGCACAGCAGATTGAGgacccaggccccacccccaggaccctTACCTCACTGTCCACTTTCCCCAGGAAACTGCATCTTCcaagaggagctggcagagggcAACTTAGCACACCGGCAGAGCCCAGGGGGCCACCGGCGGTGGCCAGAGGCTGAGACCTGCCCACCCTCCCAGCAGACCTTGCAGGTCACTCACTGGCAGGAGTCCAGCTGCTGCTGCGTGGTCTCCCCTCCAAGAGGCTTCCAGGTCAGGCTGGAGCCATGCCCCCGGGACCTGGTGGGCCCTTCCTTGGGGTGCAGCTGGCCCCAGATGGACAGATGGGACACTTGCCACAAGAGGTAGATGAGAGTCACAGTGCCAAGCCACAGCATGGCCAGTGTTTTCAGCACCTGCAACTGGAGAAGGCGTCCCCGAGGGGTCCTCAGTTGTGTGGGCACACCCTACTTCTGGGTGGGCCGTGAGGGTCTCTCCAGTGCTGAGACAGAGAGTGTCCCCAGCTCCCAGGGAAGGCCAGCCCTGCTGCTGGGGTGGGGCCGGTGGGCAAGGGAGAGGGGGATGGCACTGCACTGGGCACAGCCCTAAGCCACCGTGTTGGTGGGATCAGGGGGTCTGGGACCCACTCTGTGCCACATGGTAACTGATTATGCTCCCAGGACCCCCTCCCCATGACAGGGAGGTGGACAGGTGCCGAGCAGCCCACTGGTTGGGGTGATCCTGAGGCTCCCCCATGGCTGGTTTTCTCCTTGCCACCCTGCACATGGGGCCCTGCGAGGCCTCGGCTCCCAGTCCTACCATGCCCGCCTCTCTGCTCCGTGGGCTGGGGGGTGGCATGGGGCAGGGCCAGGCACGGGCCACCGAAGCTCTCTGTGGAAGCCTCAGCACCTGCATAGAGCAGCCTGGTGTCACCCACAGCCCCAACCCGGCCCAGAGTGGCCCACGGTGCCCAGGCAGCTGGGCGCCTGGGACACCCCGTGGGGGACCTGCAGACACCTGCTCAACCCCCAGAGGCCTCCCCACTCCTGCCCAAGTCACACCCCGAGTGTGAGGCTCCACTCTGCTGGTGGTGGGCCCTGACACTGGCAGAGCTCCTGGCCTTCCacgcatttgtgtgtgtgtgttcccctcTCTCGGTCTCCCTCTCGGTGGGTGTCTGGTGTCAGAATCTCAGTTCCTTGTTTCAACCACAACTTCAGTGAGTGTGAGAGATGGTTCTGCTTTTGAGCTTGGTCCTTATTACAGGCCTAAAAATAACTGCTTCCCTTCCCGGGCTGGGCCCCTGTCTTGGCTGGGAAGGTGCCACACAGAGAGGGTGGAGAGGCCCAGTATGGGCTGAGTGGGGACCCCCTGATGTTACCAGGGGGGCAATTGTCTGAGTGGGGACCTCGTGATGCTACCAGGGGACCGTGGGCTGAGTGGGGACCCTGTGATGCTACCAGGGGGGCAATTGTCTGAGTGGGGACCCCGTGATGCTACCAGGGGACCATGGGCTGAGTGGGGACCCCACAACACTATCAGGGGACTGTGGGCTGAGTGGGGACCCTGTGATGCTGTCCGGGGACTCTCCCTCTGCAGCAGGACTCTGCAGCCAGCTGGGGACAGAGGACTCATCTGCTCAGAATGGTCACTCCCCAAGGAGCCAGAAGGCAGATCGGCTGGGCCTCTGCTGGCGTTGGACCTCTCCCCACAGTGGCCTCAAATGGCACCATACGCAGGGTGCTCCTGAATTCAGTGTGCTCTCCCTGGGGTAGAGAAGAGCCTATGCACAGTGGTTGGGTCACCCTGGACGGGCAGCCTCTGGTATGTCCACAAGGGACGGGCACAGCCTCCCCTCGCTTCCTCTGGACTTGGTGGGGAAAGGCCTCTGCGGCCTGGGGCCTGGGACAGGTCAGGAGCGGCCTGCTCAGCCCTCGGTGTCTGGGGTCTGTCAGGGGCTGTCCTCCCATAGGACACCCTGGCTGGCCTCAGCGTGGGGAGGGAGGCcacaggagctgggcctgggggcTGTTTCTGCCCCGAGCCAGCACATTACAAGGTGGTGGGGGCCTGGAAACCAGAAAGAGAGGGTGACTCTGGCAGAGTCCCTGAGGGCTGGCACCCCTCCCTGCTGGGAAGTCCCCACAGAGGGGAGTCAGggtgcctccccacccccagaaggGAGCTCAGGCCTCGAGGGtgctcccccaggccctggccttGCTGGCACTTACCTCTGGGAGTCCTGCTTTGATACCCATCTTGGCTCCAGCCCCAGATGTCAGGCCCTCAGCTCTCCGCGTGGACGTGGACGGGCTCCAGAGGCTGcctctaccccccccccccacctgcATCCTCTCTGCAGCCTGCTGCTTCCCCTTGTGCTTACTTCCTCTTAGTCCTGATGCCTCCCCCTGCTCTCTCAACAGACATCTCAAGCAGGGTGGGCcagcttgggggtggggctgagaacTTTCACCTCCAGACAAAAATCattcttccttctgcctcccaAGGAGGAAACATTCCAGGCACAGAGTTATGTATCAGTTAGGCCTAATGCAAGCCACAGGGACCCAACGAACTGTGGCTTAAGgtagattgttttttttctctctcacactaaCCAGATTCAGGGGCTGGCAGCCTAGATGGTGTTGGCTCCGCAGCCATGGGAGCCAGGTCCCTCCAGCTCTCAGCTGGTTCCTAGGGTTGACCAGCAGTTTCATGGCCCCACAATGGCTGCTGAAGCTCAGCCATCACCTCCATGTTCCTAGCAGAGTATTAAGGACATCCCAGAGGCTTCCTGGAAGTCCCATAGGGCACTTCTACTTACATCTCATGATctagaacttagtcacatggtaACACCTAGCTGCAAGCAAGGCTGGAAAATGGTAGCAGCGAGGACCTTCATCCTGAAAATGCAGATGGGGCCACTCATTGGCCTGTCTGAAAAGGGAGGCCCAGCTGTAGGTTGCCATGCTCAGCCCTAGCAAGGGGCTCtgcctcacccctcacccctcccactgGGGCTTCCTGAATATAGGACCCCGCTGCACTGCAGATTTGACCCTTAGAATAGCTCTTTCACTTTAAATGAGTTCTGAGTGTCTGCCCCAGCTCCCCCTTGTAAGTTCTCATTCAGGGCAGGGGCTATAGGGGACCCTGTATAGGGTGCTGGCCTCAGGGTGACCACCTGTCACTCAGGTGGGTAGCAGTTCCCAAGGTCAGGGTCAACAGGGGATCCCTGGGCCAGGGTGGGTGGGCTGGGAAGTGAATAGGGAAGAATGTCCCCCAGATCCCTCACTTTCTTCCTGGACCCTATCTATCGCCTTAAATtcatatatcagaaaaataattctggaaaTCAATGGTTATCCATcttgagaaggaaggaaagaaagagagagagagggagggagggagggagtgggagagagagagagacagacagagagagagagagagagagagagaaagaaaaagaaagaaagaaagaaagaaagaaagaaagaaagaaagaaagaaagaaagaaagaaagaaagaaagaaagaaagaaagaaagaaagaaagaaagaaagaaagaaagaaagggagggaaggagggaaggaagaaaggagagagggaagaaaggagggaaggaagaaaggaaaagagaaagtctaaaacaggggggaaaagaaaccaacaaataaac
The nucleotide sequence above comes from Rhinolophus ferrumequinum isolate MPI-CBG mRhiFer1 chromosome 6, mRhiFer1_v1.p, whole genome shotgun sequence. Encoded proteins:
- the PLD4 gene encoding 5'-3' exonuclease PLD4 isoform X2 translates to MQVGGGGRGSLWSPSTSTRRAEGLTSGAGAKMGIKAGLPEVLRLPQRASVARAWPCPMPPPSPRSREAGMVLKTLAMLWLGTVTLIYLLWQVSHLSIWGQLHPKEGPTRSRGHGSSLTWKPLGGETTQQQLDSCQLVLVESTPQDLQFAAGSPSAQPLAQAWMQLLDMAQESVHVASYYWSLTGSDIGVNDSSSHLGEALLQKLQQLLDRNVSLAVATSHPTLARNSTDLQVLANRGAQVRHVPMGQLTRGVLHSKFWVVDGRHIYMGSANMDWRSLTQVKELGAVIYNCSRLARDLEKTFQTYWVLGAPKAVLPKHWPRHFSSHINHFQPLCARFAGVPTTAYFSASPPVLCPYGRTRDLEALLTVMAAARRFIYASVMEYFPTTRFSRPARYWPVLDNALRAAAFSRGVQVRLLVSCGLNTDPSMFPYLRSLQALSNPEAGVSVDVKVFIVPVGNHSNIPFSRVNHSKFMVTEKTAYIGTSNWSEDYFSSTSGVGLVVSQRNSSTQPAVATVQEQLRQLFERDWSSRYAVGLDGQAQGQDCVWQG
- the PLD4 gene encoding 5'-3' exonuclease PLD4 isoform X1; translated protein: MQVGGGGRGSLWSPSTSTRRAEGLTSGAGAKMGIKAGLPEVLRLPQRASVARAWPCPMPPPSPRSREAGMLQVLKTLAMLWLGTVTLIYLLWQVSHLSIWGQLHPKEGPTRSRGHGSSLTWKPLGGETTQQQLDSCQLVLVESTPQDLQFAAGSPSAQPLAQAWMQLLDMAQESVHVASYYWSLTGSDIGVNDSSSHLGEALLQKLQQLLDRNVSLAVATSHPTLARNSTDLQVLANRGAQVRHVPMGQLTRGVLHSKFWVVDGRHIYMGSANMDWRSLTQVKELGAVIYNCSRLARDLEKTFQTYWVLGAPKAVLPKHWPRHFSSHINHFQPLCARFAGVPTTAYFSASPPVLCPYGRTRDLEALLTVMAAARRFIYASVMEYFPTTRFSRPARYWPVLDNALRAAAFSRGVQVRLLVSCGLNTDPSMFPYLRSLQALSNPEAGVSVDVKVFIVPVGNHSNIPFSRVNHSKFMVTEKTAYIGTSNWSEDYFSSTSGVGLVVSQRNSSTQPAVATVQEQLRQLFERDWSSRYAVGLDGQAQGQDCVWQG
- the PLD4 gene encoding 5'-3' exonuclease PLD4 isoform X3, translating into MQVGGGGRGSLWSPSTSTRRAEGLTSGAGAKMGIKAGLPELQVLKTLAMLWLGTVTLIYLLWQVSHLSIWGQLHPKEGPTRSRGHGSSLTWKPLGGETTQQQLDSCQLVLVESTPQDLQFAAGSPSAQPLAQAWMQLLDMAQESVHVASYYWSLTGSDIGVNDSSSHLGEALLQKLQQLLDRNVSLAVATSHPTLARNSTDLQVLANRGAQVRHVPMGQLTRGVLHSKFWVVDGRHIYMGSANMDWRSLTQVKELGAVIYNCSRLARDLEKTFQTYWVLGAPKAVLPKHWPRHFSSHINHFQPLCARFAGVPTTAYFSASPPVLCPYGRTRDLEALLTVMAAARRFIYASVMEYFPTTRFSRPARYWPVLDNALRAAAFSRGVQVRLLVSCGLNTDPSMFPYLRSLQALSNPEAGVSVDVKVFIVPVGNHSNIPFSRVNHSKFMVTEKTAYIGTSNWSEDYFSSTSGVGLVVSQRNSSTQPAVATVQEQLRQLFERDWSSRYAVGLDGQAQGQDCVWQG